Part of the Pan paniscus chromosome 3, NHGRI_mPanPan1-v2.0_pri, whole genome shotgun sequence genome is shown below.
gacggtgtctcgctctgtcgcccaggctggagtgcagtggcgtgatctcggctcactgcaagctctgcctcccaggttcacaccattcttctgcctcagcctcccaagtagctgggactcgtgcctgccaccacacccggctaattttttgtatttttttagtagagacggggtttcactgtgttagccaggatggtcttgatctcctgacctcgtgatccacccgcctcggcatatatatatatatatatatatatatatatatatatatatttaagacacagtctccctctgttgcccaggctagactgcagtggagctatctcagctcactgcaatctctgcttcccgggttcaagcaattctcatgcctcaatctcctgagtagcatgcaccacctcacccagataatttttttgtatttttagtaaagacatgctgtgttggccagactggtctcgaattcctgagctcaaagtgatccacctgccttggtctcccaaattgctgggattacaggtgtgagctaccatgcctggcctaaaatattatacattaaacacatttaaaatacatgGGCTGAATACTTGAAAGTCAatattggatttttgtttgtttcctatttgtttgtttgtttttttctttttgttttatagagacggggtctcgctctgtcacccaggctggagtgcagtggggcaatctcagctcaatatAAATTCAACCTCCTGGACCCCATCGAtactcctgctcagcctcccaagtagctgggactacaggcatgtgccaccacacctggctaatttttttattttttgtagagatgacatctcactatgttgcccagactggttgtgaactcctcggctcaagcaagccttctgtcttggcctcccaaagtgttgggattacaggcataagccactgtgcccggtcagtcttggattttaaaagatcaacTAAATGCTATTTACCAGAAATGCTCTTAAATAAAAGGATacaaaaaaacttgaaagaacagaaaaagatatGCTGTGCGTATGCTAATAAAAAGAGCTGCAGACAAATAGATTCAAGTCAAGAAACACTGCTAAAAATGAAGAGAGGTATTTATAATTATGAAAGGTTTAATTCATCAGGAAAATATGACAGTACTAAAGATATATGTACCTAATAACATAGTCCTAAAATATATAGAGAGTAAAATTGTCCAGAACAAGCAAACCTTCTCTGTACACAAAAAATCCAAAGGAATCAATgaataaactattagaactaacaAATTAGTATATagtaaggttgcaggatacaaaacgaatatataaaaatctattgtATTTCTATCTACCAACAATGAATaatctaaaaaatgaaagaaaacaatcctttttataacatcaaaaataataaagttcttagcaataaatttaatacaagaagctcaagacttgtacaatgaaaaactacaaaatatcacTTAAAGAAATTAGGAAGCTGGATGCTGTGGCTtatgtgggaggccgaggtgggtagatcactttgagctcaggagttcaagaccagcctgggcaatatggcaaaaccccgtctctataaaaaatacaaaaacaaattagccaggcgtggtggctcatgcctgtagtcccagctacgagggaggctgaggctggagaatctcttgaacttgggaagtagaggttacagtgagctgagattgcaccattgcactccaccctgtctcaaaaaaaaaaaaaaaaagaaaaaaagaaaagagaaattagggccgggtgcagtggctcacatccgtaatctcagcactttgggaggggctaaggtgggaggctcacttgaggccaggagttcgagaccaatctggcaacgtagcaagatcccatctctaccaaaaatttaaaaattaaccagccatggtggcacatgcctgtagtcctagctacttgggaggctgaggtagaaggatcactttagcccaggagttcaaggctgcagtgagctgggtcatgccactgcactccagcctgggcaacaaagtgagaccctgtctctaaaaaaataataatcaaggaagacataaacaaatggaaaatattccaCGTTTAAGGATCAGAACACTTAATAttaaattgatctacagattcattgcAGTTCTTATAAAAAGCTTAGCTGAGCTTTTTGCAGACATTGACACACTgttcctaaaattcacatggaaatttAAGGAACCCAGAATAGCTAAATGagtcatgaaaaagaacaaagtttataggactcacatttcctgatttaaaagctTACTAcacagctacagtaatcaagaagtGTGATGCTAGCGTAAGGGTAAAtgtatagatcagtggaacaaaattgaaagttcagaaataaacccttacatttaTGGTCAGACTTTCAACAAGGTTGCCAAGACCATGCAGTGGGAaatgaatagtcttttcaacaaatggtgctgggacaacaggaTAGGCActtggaaaagaataaaattggatgcATATCTcaaatcatatacaaaaattaactcaaaatggatcaaaaatatAAGTGTTAGAGCTAAAACTCATAAGAAAACACAGGTAAGTTTTCATGAGCTTGGATTTAGCAGTGGTTGTTTAGATataacatcaaaagcacaagcaacaagaaaaaaatcggTAAATTGGacttgattaaaattaaaaacttttgtgcttcaaagtcactatcaaaaaactgaaaagactggccaggcacggtggctcatgcctgtaatctcagcactttgggaggccgaggtgagtggatcacctgaggtcaggagttcaagaccagcctggccaacatgacgaaaccctgtctctactaaaattacaaaaattagccggggatggtggtgcacacttgtaatcccagctactcaggaggctgaggcaggagaatcacttggacccagaaggtggaggttgcagtgagccaagattgtgccactgcactctagcctaggcaacagagcgagaatccattaaaaaaaaaaaaaaagataactcacagaatgggagaaattattttcaaatcatcTATCTGAAAAGggacttgtattcagaatatataaacaactcaacaataaaaagacaagtaGCCCAACTTAGAAAGGGCAGAAGATCTGAATATTTCTCCAGTGAAGATCTACAAATGACCAGTAAGctcatgtgaaaagatgctcaaaatcattcatcattagggaactgcaaatcaaaaccataatgaaataccacttcaaaCCCACTAGTATGGCTATagtaaaaaacaggaaaataacatGTAAGCAACAATGTGGAAGAATTGCTGATGGGaacataaaatggtgcagctactttggaaaacagtttggcagtttcccaataagttaaacatagagttactataTAACTTAAGAATTCCACCTTTAGGTCCATactcaagagaattgaaaacatatattcacacaaaagCTTGTACATGAAAGTTCATAGCagtgttattcataatagctaaaaagtggaaatagcccaaatgtccatcaaatgatGAGTGgattaaaaatgtggtatatccatacaatggaagagtatttggccataaaaaagaatgaaatcctaatGGTGCAAGATGGACGACTCTTAAAACATGATGCTGAGTAAGAAAGCCAAACAAAAAAGTCCTCATTTATGATTACATTTTGGGGGAAGAGGACAATATCCCAAATAGGCAAATCTACGGAGACATAGAATAGATTAGCAAATGTGATGGGCTGGTTGCCCTTTCCTGAGATGGGCTGGGAAAATGACTACTAATGAGTATGGGGTTTCTCTTGGGAGTGAAGAAAGTGTTGCAGAATTGGTAGTAGTGATGGTTACACAGCTTGGTGAATGTACTCAAAAGAACCCCTGAGTTGTATACTTAAACCTTAAGAAAATCAGAACCAAAAGCTAGACAATTTGTCAATTTATcttagtgggagattttaacagaCCTCTctcaaattgaaaacaaattagTAAGATAAGTAAGGATATAGAAGATGGAAACAACATAATCAGCAAGTTAACCAAGCTAACATATGTAGAACACCGTACCTAGTGACTGCACAGAACACATAAATAGCAAAAATTACTACATGCTGGGCCAGGAAGCAAGTTTCAGTGACTTTCAAAGGACTGAAATCATataaagttgttgttgttgttgttttagagactgggtctcactgtcacccaggctgtagtgcagtggtgtgatcctggctcactgcagcttgatCTCCTGGGTGcaaacagtcctcccacttcagcatcccaagtagctgctattataggcacataccaccactctcagctatttttttttttttttttttttttttttggtacagacaaggtctcactatgttgcccagggattacagggatgagtcaCCACACCAAGCTCCTAATATGTTTTTCAGCCACAGTGGAATCAAGCAAGAaatcagggaaaaaagaaaaaaaaaagtaggaaatcccatgacattttggattttttttttgagatggagtttcactcttgttgcccaggctggagtgcaaaggcgtgatcttggctcactgcaacctccacctcccaggttcaagtgattcttctgcctcagcctcccaagtagttgggattacaggcacgtgccaccatgcccagctaattttttgtatttttagtagagatagggtttcaccatgttggccaggctggttgtgaactcctgacctcaggtgatccacccgcctcagcctcccaaagtgctgggattacaggcgtgagccaccatgcccagccacacttTGGAATTAAAAtgacatacttcaaaataatttatcagtTATAAAAGAAATCACAGTGGGAATTAGAGAATATTTTGAACTTAACGATTGTAAAAATACATGTTAACATGTAGAATGCAACTAAGAGGGAATGTTGTAGGCTAAAATACTACcattagagaagaagaaatagtAAAGATTAATGATGCTTACATGCATGataagaagttagaaaaatagCATCAAAGCTGGCGCGTGGCGCCTGCCAGGCGCCCAGTCCTCCGCCATCGCCCACGCCTCCCTGATGCCAGGGAATAGGTATCAGGGCACCTCCCCAGCGGCTGGGAGAGACGCTGAGTGAAGAAGAGGGAAGGACGGTTAGTCAGTCTTATAGCCGGATCAGTTACCAAGAGAAGTTCtaaagcaagaagagaaaagCATTTCAATTTGGGACATTTATTTGCACCTGGAAATGGGGAATGGGCTATCAGACCAGACTTCTATCCTGTCCAACCTGCCTTCATTTCAGTCCTTCCACATTGTTATTCTGGGTTTGGACTGTGCTGGAAAGACAACTGTCTTATACAGGCTGCAGTTCAATGAATTTGTAAATACCGTACCTACCAAAGGATTTAACACTGAGAAAATTAAAGTAACCTTGGGAAATTCTAAAACAGTCACTTTTCACTTCTGGGATGTAGGTGGTCAGGAGAAATTAAGGCCACTGTGGAAGTCATATACCAGATGCACAGATGGCATTGTGTTTGTTGTGGACTCTGTTGATGTCGAAAGGATGGAAGAAGCCAAAACTGAACTTCACAAAATAACGAGGATATCAGAAAATCAAGGAGTCCCTGTACTTATAGTTGCTAACAAACAAGATTTGAGGAACTCATTGTCTCTTTCAGAAATTGAGAAATTGTTAGCAATGGGTGACCTGAGCTCATCAACTCCTTGGCATTTGCAGCCTACCTGTGCAATCATAGGAGATGGCCTAAAGGAAGGACTTGAGAAACTACATGATATGatcattaaaagaagaaaaatgttgcggcaacagaaaaagaaagatgaatatCAATACCTATTATATCTGTGTGGAGTAGGTTTTCTCTGGTCTGATTTTGACAAATAGAAGAGTGTCTACAGCGTGGTTTGCCTGCCTGTCTGCCCTCCTGGATGCTATTAAAGCTTTGTTTTGTTGAACAATCAGATGCCCAACTCTGTTGCCTTGTGGAAGATAAGTAAATGCAGTGCTTCTTAAAGTGGTCTCTTCTCCCTACCCCACAAATATTTTGGTACTACCATTTGGGGAAGCCAAGCAAGGATAGTAAATTGACCAGAACACAGTTGTGGGAATTTGGCCTGAAGTTagtgaaataaaactttaaagagtgaaaaaaaaaagaaaaatagcatcaAATAAATCTGATGGAAGAATATAATAAAGATGGCAGGAATTAATGttacagaaaacaaacagaatatctcttaacaaaaccaaaaagtgactttttaaaaagaaaatacaattttacactgcggaaggccgcagggacctctgcctaggaaaaccagagacctttgttcatgtgtttatctgctgaccttctctccactattatcctatgaccctgccacatccccctctccgagaaacacccaagaatgatcaataaatactaaaaaataaaaataaaaaaataaaaaagtgattttaaaatgtaaaaaaaagaaaatataattttaaaagaaaatataatgattcatcaagaaaaagaacataaaacaatTCAGTTATCAATAATATCACTGCAGATCCTAGATACATTTAAAGCACAATAAAAAGATACTATGAgcaattttatgccaataaacTTGAACATTTAACTGCTATGGATTCCTGGATAGACAACTTGCCAAAACTGAGAAATAGTTTTGGAAAATCTGGATACTCTTGAATCTGGCTATTAAGATCTTAAGATTAATGGCTATTAATATCTGTTGAATTCATAATAGAAAATCTTCCCACCCACaagacaaaaagtttttaaaaattttattcctaTATGATGTTGTCACAGAATTCTGCAAataatttaaggaagaaataatactctTTCAGAGAATGGAAGGAGGAACTACTTCCCAGTTCATTTTATAATCTCGATGAGGTtgctctttccttttatttatttatttttttgagatggagtcttgctctgtcgcccagacgactagagtgcagtagcacgatcttggctcactgcaacctccacctcccaggttcaagcaattctcctgcctcaccctcctgagtagctgggattacagaggcacgccatgacgcctggctaatttttgtatttttagtagagatggggtttcaccatgttggtcaggctggtctcaaactcccgacctcgtgatccgcccacctcggcctcccaaagtgctgggattacaggcaagagccaccgtgcccggccgaggtTGCCTCTTCCTGAGATGGGAAAGACTGTGGTACAGTTAGGTTTTAGTTATGTTAGGTTTAAGATGCCTGTTAGACATTAAGTGGAAATGTCAAGCAGGTATTTGGGTACACTCTTTTGGAGTTCAGGGGAGAAGTCTATGTTAAAGATACATATTTGGGATTTGTTAGCATTTACATAATATTGAATGTCATGATCACTAAAGAAGTGAGTTTAGGTAGTAAAGAAATCTAAAAGCCGATTCCTGGACACTCCAATACCTAGAGGTCAGGAAGCTGAATAAGAGGGAACCAGCAAAGGAGCCACAGAGAAGTAGGAGAAGAATCAAGAGAAAGCAAGTTCAGGAACTGGGCCAGTTCTTATTATTGCCTCTCAGCTCTAAACCCACACTTTGTCCTGCCTTGTGATGCTGGAACTGTACTCTGATTCTCCGTTTCTCCATTGCCAACTGCCTCTGTCATTAGAGGGTGCCGAGAGACTTTGTAAGactggaagaggaagaagaaaggactTTTCTTCTTCCAATGCTTGTTTATCCCTATGGTGGCTGTGTAGAATCCTGGCAGTGTTCACCACAGCATATTCCTTTGGTAACCGTGCCCTCTTCTCAGAGACCTGAATCTCAgcctggtgtgtgttgtgtgtaggTTTGGGGGCAGGGAGGTGCTCTGCTGAGTTTCCAAGTtccttgttcatttttctctcagTCGTGGGGCTGAGGGTGGGAATAGTGGCTGCTCTCTGCAGTTCTTACATCTGTACACATTAGAGTTTTCAAATAGTTGAGCAGTTTTTACCTACTTAACACAAGAGAATAGGAACTACTGAGGAGCCAGGCAGTAGAAGAGAGGAAATTTCTCCTTTTAGAAGTATTCCAGCTAATAAAGGAAAAAGGGTTTTAGAATTAGAATATGAGTGTTTTGCAACCCCTTTGGTGGTACCACAAAGGCAACTGAGTGGAAGAATATGATGCCGTCTGTTAAGTAGTtttgcctctttctctctgtcccccaaAGGAAAAAGTATTGGTCTTCTAAAGATTCACTTACTAATTTACAGGAAGTACAGAAAAGAGGAACATGTTAAACTGCATTCTAGGAAAACAGCAAAATCCAGATTGTGGGAAACTCTGGCAGGGCAAATAATGAAGTTtcattaagaaataaatgttaagaaaaaatgaAGGGAGAACCTGTaggtgaaaagaaatgtaaagTAAGACTGATCAGTTGCCATGTATGTACCTTATTTAGATCCTGattcaaacaaaaaacttttgacACGTGTGAGACTGTTGGGAAATGCGAGCCAGATTAGATATTTGATAATaataaggaaacatttttaactttcttgatgtcgttacattttaaaagaagattttATCCTTTTAGAGATATATGTGGTACTATTTATAGATTCAAAATAATAGGGGGCTGGGTGGGAGGGGCTGCATTGTACAGATGAAACAAGATTGACCGTGAATGGTTCACTGTTGAAACTCTGTGATGGGTACTTgagaatttattatattattatgccTATATTGCAGGTATTTGAAGTTTcccaataaaatgtttaaaatagtgGCAGGGGGCAAGAAGAAAAGGACCACtcgatttaaagaaaaaataatttagaaagacACAGAGAATAGGAAGAGGGAAAAATTGGTGAGGCAAGAGAAAGGCAGCAGGTGGGGCCATATCAAGAGTGATTCTTCAGCAGGTGAGGCGTGATAGCCACCGCAAAAGTAGAGGGTTGGCTGTAAGATAGGGGGCACAGATGGCTATAATGCAAGGGAAGGCAGACTCTCTTAAGCTAAGTCACAAGATCCTTAAAGGTATGATTGATATTTTACACCAGTTTGTATGGATTCTGTACCTTGGACTGGAAAGTTATAAGTGCTTCTGATAACCCTCCcccaccttttttatttttttcttttttctggagagAAGATAGAACATAAAAGGGGATGAAGAATAGGAGAGGGAAATAACCAATATTGAGCCCTTGCTATATAATAGACAGCACGCTAAGCTTAACTACTTTATCTCAGTCTTCACCACAGTTATATGAGGTAGCCATCCCATTTTATGaagaaggaaatggaggctcagggaGATTAAAATGCACAGCTAGTAAACAGTGAAGCTGGGAGTCAACTTGAATTTTTCTGCCTCTGAAGTCCATTTCTCCCCTACTATATATCCTGCAGTTCAGAAtgagaatttaattttaaatttcaacatCATTTCAGGTGAAGGAGAAAGCATTCTATTAATAGGATTCCTGTATTAACTTTGGGTAGATATCAGAGAAGAATAGCCTTCTTTTCTAACTACATCGAAATGAATTTTTGTGAGGTTgaggattttaaaatgtacaataaatagaTACAATCACATACTACATTAagatttttcattaatattttacattgaattttctgtgttttttcccCAGATATTGAAATACTTCATGAGACATTTATTAACATTGACT
Proteins encoded:
- the LOC100985091 gene encoding ADP-ribosylation factor-like protein 4A: MGNGLSDQTSILSNLPSFQSFHIVILGLDCAGKTTVLYRLQFNEFVNTVPTKGFNTEKIKVTLGNSKTVTFHFWDVGGQEKLRPLWKSYTRCTDGIVFVVDSVDVERMEEAKTELHKITRISENQGVPVLIVANKQDLRNSLSLSEIEKLLAMGDLSSSTPWHLQPTCAIIGDGLKEGLEKLHDMIIKRRKMLRQQKKKDEYQYLLYLCGVGFLWSDFDK